From a single Staphylococcus epidermidis genomic region:
- the dprA gene encoding DNA-processing protein DprA, whose amino-acid sequence MIQHTMLKLYWANFTTAQLHHLTSTYPDFLSENVFHQHDMIKRWLTERNSERLWNKYERFKELKLMDIIKEMKKANVSFTTYFDDNYPSLCKEMYDYPYVIFYKGNPQFFNHSHSLAVIGSRNATQYTSQSLNYLFPSFRQLNMAIVSGLARGADSVAHQTALKYLLPTIGVLGFGHCYHYPKATLNLRTKVERNGLVISEYPPFSPISKHKFPERNRLISGLSRGVLITEAEERSGSQITIDCALEQNRNVYVLPGSMFNKMTKGNLRRINEGAQVVIDESSILYDYLF is encoded by the coding sequence TTGATACAACATACGATGTTAAAACTATATTGGGCAAATTTCACTACGGCACAACTTCATCATCTTACAAGTACATATCCTGACTTTCTATCAGAAAACGTATTTCATCAACATGACATGATAAAAAGGTGGCTTACAGAGCGTAATTCTGAAAGGCTATGGAACAAATATGAACGTTTCAAAGAATTAAAGCTGATGGACATTATTAAAGAAATGAAAAAAGCAAATGTTAGTTTTACAACATACTTTGATGATAACTACCCTTCTCTTTGCAAAGAAATGTATGATTATCCTTATGTGATATTCTACAAAGGAAATCCACAGTTCTTTAATCATTCTCACTCTTTAGCTGTAATTGGCTCACGTAATGCCACACAATATACAAGTCAATCTTTAAACTATCTTTTTCCTTCATTTAGACAATTAAATATGGCGATTGTTTCTGGATTAGCGCGCGGTGCAGATAGTGTAGCACATCAAACCGCACTTAAATACCTATTACCAACTATTGGCGTACTTGGATTTGGCCATTGTTATCATTATCCTAAAGCAACCTTAAATTTAAGAACTAAAGTTGAAAGGAATGGCTTAGTGATAAGTGAATATCCACCATTTTCTCCTATAAGTAAGCATAAATTTCCTGAAAGAAACAGGCTTATAAGTGGTCTGTCCAGAGGGGTACTTATAACTGAGGCTGAAGAAAGAAGTGGTAGTCAAATCACTATCGATTGTGCTTTAGAGCAAAATAGAAATGTTTATGTTCTACCTGGTTCAATGTTCAACAAAATGACTAAAGGTAATTTAAGAAGGATAAATGAAGGTGCTCAAGTTGTTATAGATGAAAGTAGTATATTATATGATTATCTATTTTAG
- the sucD gene encoding succinate--CoA ligase subunit alpha — MSVFIDKNTKVMVQGITGSTALFHTKQMLDYGTQIVAGVTPGKGGQVVEGVPVYNTVEEAKNETGANVSVVYVPAPFAADSIIEAADADLDMVICITEHIPVVDMVKVKRYLQGRKTRLVGPNCPGVITADECKIGIMPGYIHKKGHVGVVSRSGTLTYEAVHQLTEEGIGQTTAVGIGGDPVNGTNFIDVLKAFNEDSETKAVVMIGEIGGTAEEEAAQWIKENMNKPVVGFIGGQTAPPGKRMGHAGAIISGGKGTASEKIKTLNDCGVETADTPSEIGTTLIDAAKKAGIYEELLTIKK; from the coding sequence ATGAGTGTATTTATTGATAAAAATACGAAAGTAATGGTACAAGGTATCACAGGGTCTACTGCCCTTTTCCATACAAAACAAATGCTTGATTATGGGACACAAATTGTTGCAGGGGTAACACCTGGTAAAGGTGGACAAGTTGTAGAAGGTGTTCCAGTATATAACACTGTTGAAGAAGCTAAAAATGAAACAGGAGCTAATGTATCTGTTGTATACGTACCAGCACCATTCGCTGCTGATTCAATTATTGAAGCAGCTGATGCCGATTTAGACATGGTTATTTGTATTACTGAACATATACCTGTTGTTGATATGGTTAAAGTAAAAAGATATTTACAAGGTCGTAAAACACGTTTAGTAGGACCAAACTGTCCTGGTGTGATAACTGCCGACGAGTGTAAAATCGGTATTATGCCGGGATATATCCATAAAAAAGGCCATGTCGGTGTCGTGTCTCGTTCTGGTACATTAACGTATGAGGCAGTGCATCAATTAACTGAAGAAGGTATCGGTCAAACAACTGCTGTAGGTATCGGCGGTGATCCAGTAAATGGGACTAACTTTATTGATGTTTTAAAGGCGTTCAATGAAGATTCTGAAACTAAAGCCGTTGTAATGATTGGAGAAATTGGTGGTACCGCAGAAGAAGAAGCGGCACAATGGATTAAAGAAAATATGAACAAACCTGTAGTAGGTTTTATCGGCGGTCAGACAGCACCTCCAGGTAAACGTATGGGTCATGCTGGAGCTATTATTTCAGGAGGTAAGGGTACAGCATCTGAAAAGATTAAAACATTAAACGATTGTGGTGTTGAAACTGCAGATACACCTTCTGAAATAGGAACAACCCTTATTGATGCAGCTAAAAAAGCAGGCATTTATGAAGAGTTATTAACTATTAAAAAATAA
- the sucC gene encoding ADP-forming succinate--CoA ligase subunit beta gives MNIHEYQGKEIFRSMGVAVPEGRVAFTAEEAVEKAKELNSDVYVVKAQIHAGGRGKAGGVKIAKSLSEVETYANELLGKQLVTHQTGPEGKEVKRLYIEEGCDIQKEYYVGFVIDRATDKVTLMASEEGGTEIEEVAAQTPEKIFKETIDPVVGLSPYQARRIAFNINIPKESVGKATKFLLALYNVFIEKDCSIVEINPLVTTGDGQVLALDAKLNFDDNALFRHKDILELRDLEEEDPKEIEASKYDLSYIALDGDIGCMVNGAGLAMATMDTINHFGGNPANFLDVGGGATKEKVTEAFKIILGDDNVKGIFVNIFGGIMKCDVIAEGIVAAVKEVELTLPLVVRLEGTNVERGKAILNESGLAIEPAATMAEGAQKIVKLVKEA, from the coding sequence ATGAATATCCACGAGTATCAAGGGAAAGAAATATTTCGTTCAATGGGCGTTGCAGTTCCAGAGGGACGAGTAGCATTTACTGCTGAAGAAGCAGTGGAAAAAGCGAAAGAATTAAATTCAGACGTATATGTGGTTAAAGCGCAAATTCACGCTGGGGGTAGAGGTAAAGCAGGCGGCGTGAAAATTGCTAAATCATTATCTGAAGTCGAAACGTACGCAAATGAACTGCTAGGTAAACAATTGGTCACACATCAAACTGGGCCAGAGGGCAAAGAGGTCAAACGTTTATATATCGAAGAAGGATGCGATATCCAAAAAGAATATTATGTTGGTTTTGTTATTGATCGTGCTACTGATAAAGTGACTTTGATGGCATCAGAAGAAGGTGGAACTGAAATTGAAGAGGTTGCAGCTCAAACACCTGAAAAGATTTTCAAAGAAACAATTGATCCAGTAGTAGGATTATCACCTTACCAAGCGCGACGTATCGCTTTTAATATTAACATTCCAAAAGAATCAGTTGGAAAAGCAACTAAATTTTTATTAGCACTATATAATGTCTTTATCGAAAAAGATTGTTCTATTGTTGAAATTAACCCACTTGTTACAACTGGAGACGGTCAGGTATTGGCTTTAGATGCTAAATTAAACTTTGATGATAATGCATTATTTAGACATAAAGATATTTTAGAATTACGAGATTTAGAAGAAGAAGATCCTAAGGAAATAGAAGCTTCTAAATATGATTTATCATACATCGCTTTAGATGGAGATATTGGTTGTATGGTTAATGGCGCAGGTTTAGCCATGGCAACAATGGATACAATTAATCATTTTGGTGGAAATCCAGCCAACTTCTTAGATGTAGGTGGCGGTGCTACAAAAGAAAAGGTAACTGAAGCATTTAAAATTATTTTAGGTGATGACAATGTTAAAGGTATCTTTGTAAATATTTTTGGTGGAATTATGAAATGTGATGTTATTGCCGAAGGTATTGTAGCAGCGGTTAAAGAAGTTGAACTAACATTACCATTAGTTGTTCGTTTAGAAGGAACTAATGTCGAACGTGGTAAAGCAATATTAAACGAATCAGGTTTAGCTATTGAGCCAGCAGCAACTATGGCTGAAGGTGCTCAAAAAATTGTGAAACTTGTTAAAGAAGCATAA
- a CDS encoding ribonuclease HII, with the protein MSLTIKEIKEKLSRIETLEELHKHEANNDSRKGVINAIKSREKNILKQQALEEHYLSMNQYENNIMSSNRDALICGIDEVGRGPLAGPVVACAVILEKNHHYIGLDDSKKVSPKNRARLNQNLKENVYQYAYGIASSVEIDELNIYRATQLAMLRAINQLDVTPTHLLIDAMTLDIDIPQTSIIKGDAKSVSIAAASIMAKEYRDQYMRQLSKQFPEYGFDKNAGYGTKQHLKAIDQVGIINEHRQSFEPIKSMMK; encoded by the coding sequence ATGTCTCTAACAATTAAAGAAATCAAAGAAAAACTATCTCGAATTGAAACGTTGGAAGAGTTACATAAACATGAAGCAAATAATGATTCACGTAAAGGTGTTATAAATGCGATTAAGTCTAGGGAAAAAAATATTCTTAAGCAACAAGCATTAGAAGAGCACTATTTATCCATGAATCAATACGAAAACAACATTATGTCCTCTAACAGAGATGCATTAATTTGTGGAATTGATGAGGTAGGGCGTGGGCCCTTGGCTGGACCAGTGGTGGCTTGTGCAGTCATCTTAGAGAAGAATCATCATTATATTGGTTTAGATGACTCTAAAAAAGTGTCTCCCAAAAATAGAGCACGACTTAATCAAAATTTAAAAGAAAATGTCTATCAATATGCATATGGCATAGCGTCCTCAGTTGAAATAGATGAATTGAACATTTATCGGGCAACTCAATTAGCTATGCTACGTGCTATAAATCAATTAGATGTTACACCGACGCATTTATTAATAGACGCAATGACACTAGATATTGATATTCCACAAACCTCAATTATTAAAGGTGATGCTAAAAGTGTGTCTATCGCAGCAGCAAGTATCATGGCTAAAGAATACCGTGATCAATATATGAGACAACTATCTAAACAGTTTCCAGAATATGGTTTTGATAAAAATGCAGGTTATGGAACTAAGCAACATTTAAAGGCTATTGATCAAGTGGGCATAATCAATGAACATCGTCAATCATTTGAACCAATTAAATCAATGATGAAATAA
- the ylqF gene encoding ribosome biogenesis GTPase YlqF yields MAIQWYPGHMAKAKRQVSEQLKKVDVVFELVDARIPYSSRNPMIDDVIKQKPRVVILNKKDMTNLKELEKWEIYFKNEGFYPVAVDAKHGKNLKNVEVEAIKATQEKFDREKAKGLKPRAIRAMIVGIPNVGKSTLINKLAKRSIAETGNKPGVTKQQQWIKVGKSLQLLDTPGILWPKFEDEEVGKKLSLTGAIKDSIVHLDEVAIYGLNFMIKHDVSALKRHYNIDTHEDAEILDWFDAIGRRRGLLQKGNEVDYESVIELIINDMRNAKIGTYCFDILKEMKSE; encoded by the coding sequence ATGGCGATACAATGGTATCCAGGTCATATGGCTAAAGCCAAAAGACAAGTTAGTGAACAACTGAAAAAGGTAGATGTAGTTTTTGAACTCGTCGATGCACGTATTCCATACAGTTCGAGAAACCCTATGATTGATGATGTCATTAAACAAAAACCTCGAGTAGTAATTTTAAATAAAAAAGATATGACGAATTTAAAAGAATTAGAAAAATGGGAAATTTATTTTAAAAATGAAGGTTTCTATCCGGTAGCTGTAGATGCAAAACATGGCAAGAATCTTAAAAATGTTGAAGTTGAAGCTATAAAAGCAACTCAAGAAAAATTTGATCGTGAAAAAGCCAAAGGTTTAAAACCTAGAGCGATAAGAGCTATGATTGTAGGCATTCCTAATGTAGGAAAATCAACACTTATCAATAAGTTAGCAAAACGTAGTATCGCCGAAACTGGAAATAAACCAGGAGTAACAAAACAGCAACAATGGATTAAAGTTGGGAAGTCTCTTCAATTACTAGATACACCAGGTATTTTATGGCCTAAATTCGAAGATGAAGAAGTCGGTAAAAAATTAAGTTTAACTGGTGCAATTAAGGATAGTATCGTTCATTTAGATGAGGTAGCTATTTATGGTTTGAATTTTATGATTAAACATGATGTTTCAGCTTTAAAGAGACATTATAATATTGATACACATGAAGACGCTGAGATACTCGATTGGTTTGATGCAATTGGAAGAAGAAGGGGATTGTTACAAAAAGGAAATGAAGTAGATTATGAATCTGTCATTGAGTTGATCATCAATGATATGAGAAATGCAAAAATTGGAACTTATTGTTTTGATATTTTAAAAGAAATGAAGAGTGAATGA
- a CDS encoding YfhO family protein, giving the protein MRRKACFIILLITLSLIGHSYIIFRFHHDGVLSTGPNDGMEQMIPIQMYLYHQWTQGNLFYSTHLGLGGDFFTDLSYYFSTNLIFILNVPIIKLCEIFFSLNTNQILLWMYNALIVSIIKSTIALFCTYLFSYYISKNKIISLLISFIFVMSPLYFRFTIYWPFFSDTFIWLPLLLLGIERLLRDFKAGLFILTVSLILINNFYFAYYFLIIGIGYTLIRIIYRHPKDSLTRWQASLTIICSALLALGNSMFVFFHGVQSFLNNRRQSFTGQVNWIEHLNKDTNIFFDNYLIVVIFLSIQALLTIKLYKHFYYKLFALLLLATIIFAFLPFVDQLFNGFSAPQKRWHFILAFNSSILIGLFVKYFKTIRPKTYIYTNLIAQSVIYISSISYNTFLPWLSLVPVVSVIGLLILLIKEKKVRYYLTYLYSISIAALSLMITFVFIKNQIFFQDHINRANKRYINSSFYSSAIQRSLVKEMNQTKNDDQRINWRVDEQDNTPMYQNFKGLSIYSSIFHHNILDFYYDALKINLAEESVSRYQSTNARQNIESLFSVKYLMMKDYQNFIPSYFKKVKSRGQYIIYKNQLPLPSVKVTQNIYNHKSLKKPIDREHAMINGAIVTSKGTAYHSKVKNLLDQTRVSTQNITRYSNNELTVNKESGIIKLHLPKNIRDKYKDFYLTMNIKRGDPDSNYTVSINQYHNHRLYNDSIYRTGISKVLYRSLPDKNGDITIQLSPKGKFNLELLELNGENYDTLKQAHHHANFNMRYKDIKNGVKVNLDHHSKGLAVINIPYRKGMRAYVDDRQSNIKKVNYMMTGVPVNKNDKTITIQYRPPFLKTMFSISIFSIVVSIVFIRLKNIRKRKMRIRHD; this is encoded by the coding sequence ATGAGAAGAAAAGCATGTTTCATTATATTATTAATTACATTATCATTAATTGGTCATAGTTATATTATTTTTCGCTTCCATCATGATGGTGTTCTTTCAACTGGCCCAAATGATGGTATGGAACAGATGATTCCTATTCAAATGTATCTTTATCATCAATGGACTCAAGGGAACTTATTTTATTCAACACATTTGGGTCTTGGCGGAGATTTTTTCACTGACTTAAGTTATTATTTTTCAACAAATTTAATATTTATTTTAAATGTCCCTATCATCAAATTATGTGAAATATTCTTTTCATTGAACACAAATCAAATTCTTCTTTGGATGTACAACGCACTAATTGTTTCAATTATTAAATCAACTATTGCTCTGTTTTGCACTTATTTATTTAGTTATTATATTTCTAAAAATAAAATAATCAGTTTATTGATTTCATTTATCTTTGTTATGTCACCTTTGTACTTTAGATTTACAATTTACTGGCCATTCTTTAGTGATACTTTCATTTGGTTACCACTCTTATTATTAGGGATTGAACGTTTATTAAGGGATTTTAAAGCAGGTTTATTTATACTAACTGTAAGTCTAATTCTAATTAATAACTTTTATTTTGCATATTATTTCCTCATTATTGGTATAGGTTATACCCTGATTAGAATTATTTACAGACATCCTAAAGATAGTTTAACTCGTTGGCAAGCTTCTCTTACAATTATATGTAGTGCTCTGCTCGCTTTAGGAAATAGTATGTTTGTGTTCTTTCATGGTGTTCAAAGTTTTCTTAATAATCGTCGACAATCATTTACAGGACAAGTGAATTGGATTGAACATTTAAATAAAGATACCAATATATTTTTCGATAATTACTTGATTGTTGTGATATTTTTATCTATTCAAGCTCTTTTGACAATCAAATTATACAAACATTTTTATTATAAATTATTTGCATTGTTATTATTGGCAACAATTATTTTTGCATTTCTCCCATTTGTTGACCAACTATTTAATGGGTTTTCAGCACCTCAAAAACGATGGCATTTTATCTTAGCTTTTAATAGTTCAATTTTAATTGGGTTATTTGTAAAATATTTTAAAACAATTCGACCAAAGACTTATATTTATACTAATCTGATAGCTCAAAGTGTCATCTACATAAGTTCAATTAGCTACAATACTTTTTTACCTTGGCTCTCTTTAGTTCCAGTAGTGTCAGTGATTGGACTATTAATTTTATTAATAAAAGAGAAAAAAGTACGTTATTATCTTACTTACCTTTATAGTATTTCAATCGCTGCTCTCAGTCTTATGATTACTTTCGTATTCATAAAAAATCAAATTTTCTTTCAAGATCATATCAATCGTGCGAACAAGCGATACATTAATTCAAGTTTCTATAGCTCGGCTATACAAAGATCGTTAGTAAAAGAAATGAACCAAACTAAGAATGACGATCAACGAATAAATTGGCGTGTCGATGAACAAGATAATACCCCTATGTATCAAAATTTTAAAGGACTTAGTATTTACTCTAGTATATTTCATCACAACATTCTCGATTTCTATTATGATGCCTTAAAAATTAATTTAGCTGAAGAATCTGTCAGTCGATACCAGTCTACTAATGCTCGGCAAAATATCGAGAGTCTGTTTTCAGTAAAATATTTAATGATGAAAGATTATCAAAATTTTATTCCATCTTATTTTAAGAAAGTTAAGTCACGTGGACAATATATTATTTATAAAAATCAACTTCCACTACCAAGTGTAAAAGTAACACAAAACATTTATAATCATAAAAGTTTAAAAAAACCTATAGATAGAGAACATGCAATGATTAATGGTGCTATTGTGACATCAAAAGGTACAGCGTATCACTCAAAAGTTAAAAATTTGTTAGACCAAACACGTGTATCAACACAAAATATAACACGATATTCAAACAATGAACTAACCGTTAATAAAGAGAGCGGAATAATCAAATTACATTTACCTAAGAATATAAGAGACAAATACAAAGATTTTTATCTCACTATGAATATTAAACGAGGCGATCCTGACAGTAATTACACTGTGAGCATCAATCAATATCATAATCATCGTCTATACAATGATTCTATATATCGCACGGGAATAAGCAAAGTACTTTATCGAAGTTTACCAGACAAAAATGGTGATATTACGATTCAACTATCACCAAAAGGTAAGTTCAATTTGGAACTGTTAGAATTAAACGGTGAAAATTATGATACGCTAAAACAAGCACACCATCATGCTAACTTTAATATGCGTTATAAAGATATAAAAAACGGGGTAAAAGTTAACTTAGATCACCATTCTAAAGGACTTGCAGTCATTAATATTCCATATCGTAAAGGTATGCGTGCATACGTGGATGACCGACAAAGCAATATCAAAAAGGTGAATTATATGATGACAGGTGTCCCGGTTAATAAAAATGATAAAACAATTACGATTCAATATCGACCACCTTTTCTAAAAACGATGTTTTCTATCTCAATATTTAGTATAGTGGTGAGTATTGTATTCATTAGATTAAAGAATATAAGGAAAAGAAAGATGAGGATTCGCCATGATTAA
- a CDS encoding YfhO family protein: MIKNIWNKPIKRFTLIVLVSCILSFILYGPFLYQFITKGIVFSGSGDGFRQMMPFQMYLYEHFTSLKGFYDASFGLGGDYVKSLAYYYSLSPLMWINFSMIWILEQTINVNPHDISFWTINQLIMAYVRTVITFIFSFYLFSYLRLKPAPMFIATILYGMSTVVTYYNFTWSFYGNLLIMLPMSLWAIERFFKERKIGWFIFAIAYTLFSNFYFSYYEAIVIGFYFIYRFAIPHEKDIVNRWQKLYILVCATLLSVLVSIYGLYTGVSSFLDNDRTQNPNFKITFFTNLFETNYNIFADGFYITISFIAIIALFCFKLYQHYYYKLFAIATWILLIGSFSQWFDSAFNGFSLPQRRWVYFLALSTSVLIALFIQHLSEISIKEYTFVAIPVFIYGFIFIALSERSVKWMFVALILIIVLFIFIKYKSLLTRTSMMVLLVVLFLAQQVLMTNDSRKITIEPYQTTIKTINDSSYRSPVLNKKIKYMHQSSTDPLKRLDYFSYYALNSPLIYHYNGTSLYSSIFDGDILKYYDQTLQINMPVDKNSTYRYLNNRANLMSLWDVQDRLRHPDDLNMPYGFKKKELITDKKDQWIHSVNTINYPSAHITNKIYDARKLKSPLDREQAMLKGVVLNHKSQANTDFKPNPNLLSNAKQNLNHANWIDSKHLKVKQHNGGVTLNLPRNIVKNYKDMYIEMDVELLSPDKEHKVGVNEYSQERNRLSYKYRRFVSPVTMRAKASNQLNIKMSKGVYRFKVKGIYGENYQTLKKASQQLQPVKVKKERNGFTIIKKKKEHGYLVLPMVYAEGMHAMANGKPLKVQQGNGIMTTIPVKEGQTKIKLSYTPPYFYLLITVSCIGIILSILFTHYVKRK, encoded by the coding sequence ATGATTAAAAATATATGGAATAAACCTATTAAACGTTTTACACTAATCGTTTTAGTTAGTTGTATATTGTCATTTATTCTATATGGCCCTTTTCTCTATCAATTTATAACTAAAGGTATAGTATTTAGTGGTAGTGGAGATGGCTTCAGACAAATGATGCCTTTTCAAATGTACCTTTATGAACACTTCACATCATTAAAAGGATTTTATGATGCTTCATTTGGATTGGGAGGCGACTATGTTAAATCACTGGCATATTATTATTCACTATCTCCATTGATGTGGATCAACTTCTCTATGATATGGATATTAGAACAAACTATCAATGTGAATCCTCATGACATCAGCTTTTGGACAATAAACCAATTAATCATGGCATATGTGCGCACTGTAATCACATTTATTTTTTCATTTTATTTATTTAGTTATTTGCGACTTAAACCCGCACCAATGTTTATCGCAACTATTTTATATGGTATGTCTACTGTTGTTACATATTATAATTTTACTTGGTCTTTTTACGGTAATCTTTTAATTATGTTACCTATGTCACTTTGGGCTATAGAAAGATTCTTTAAAGAACGTAAAATAGGTTGGTTTATTTTCGCGATTGCTTATACATTATTCTCAAACTTTTATTTTAGTTACTATGAAGCAATTGTCATAGGTTTCTATTTTATTTATCGATTCGCTATTCCTCATGAGAAAGATATTGTGAATCGTTGGCAGAAATTATACATACTCGTATGTGCCACTTTGTTAAGTGTATTAGTAAGTATTTATGGACTATATACTGGTGTATCTTCTTTTTTAGATAATGACCGAACACAAAATCCTAATTTCAAAATTACTTTTTTCACAAATTTATTTGAAACCAATTATAATATTTTTGCTGATGGTTTTTACATTACAATTTCTTTTATTGCTATCATTGCATTATTTTGTTTTAAATTATATCAACACTATTATTATAAATTGTTCGCAATTGCAACTTGGATTTTACTTATCGGTTCCTTTTCTCAATGGTTTGACAGTGCATTTAATGGCTTTTCATTACCCCAAAGACGTTGGGTTTACTTTTTAGCATTATCAACAAGTGTATTAATTGCATTGTTCATACAACATTTAAGTGAAATATCAATTAAAGAATACACCTTTGTTGCTATACCAGTATTCATATACGGTTTCATATTTATCGCACTGTCGGAAAGATCAGTAAAGTGGATGTTTGTTGCATTGATTTTAATCATAGTGTTATTTATATTTATTAAATATAAATCGTTGTTAACACGTACCTCAATGATGGTATTACTCGTTGTCTTATTTTTAGCTCAACAAGTCTTAATGACTAATGATTCCAGAAAAATTACTATCGAACCTTATCAAACGACTATCAAAACAATTAATGATTCGAGCTATAGAAGCCCTGTCCTAAATAAAAAAATTAAGTATATGCATCAAAGCTCTACAGATCCATTGAAAAGATTAGATTATTTTTCATACTATGCATTAAACTCACCTTTGATATATCACTACAACGGCACATCATTGTATTCCAGTATTTTCGATGGAGATATATTGAAATACTATGACCAGACGTTACAAATTAATATGCCTGTAGATAAAAATAGTACTTATCGATATTTAAATAATCGTGCAAACTTAATGTCTCTTTGGGATGTTCAAGATCGATTACGACATCCTGATGATTTAAATATGCCTTATGGTTTTAAAAAGAAAGAACTTATAACTGATAAAAAAGATCAATGGATTCACTCTGTTAATACAATAAATTATCCTAGTGCACACATTACTAATAAAATTTATGATGCAAGAAAACTAAAATCTCCCCTTGATAGAGAGCAAGCTATGCTTAAAGGTGTCGTATTGAATCATAAATCCCAAGCCAATACTGATTTTAAACCTAATCCTAATTTACTTTCTAATGCAAAACAAAACTTAAATCATGCGAATTGGATTGATAGTAAACATTTAAAAGTTAAACAGCACAATGGTGGCGTCACCCTCAATTTACCTCGCAATATAGTTAAAAATTATAAAGATATGTATATTGAAATGGATGTTGAATTACTGTCTCCTGACAAAGAGCATAAAGTAGGGGTTAATGAATATTCGCAAGAAAGAAACCGTTTGTCATACAAATACCGTCGTTTTGTTTCGCCAGTGACGATGCGTGCTAAAGCTTCAAATCAACTTAACATTAAGATGTCAAAAGGAGTTTATCGTTTTAAAGTAAAAGGAATTTATGGTGAAAACTATCAAACATTAAAAAAAGCTTCTCAACAGCTCCAACCAGTTAAAGTAAAAAAAGAAAGAAATGGTTTCACAATTATTAAAAAGAAAAAGGAACACGGTTATCTTGTCTTGCCAATGGTATATGCTGAAGGAATGCATGCAATGGCAAATGGAAAGCCTCTAAAGGTTCAACAAGGAAACGGTATTATGACTACTATTCCTGTTAAAGAGGGACAAACAAAGATAAAATTAAGTTATACCCCTCCTTATTTTTATTTATTAATCACTGTCAGTTGCATTGGGATCATTTTAAGCATTCTTTTCACTCATTACGTAAAAAGAAAATAA
- the rplS gene encoding 50S ribosomal protein L19, protein MSNHKLIEAVTKSQLRTDLSTFRSGDTLRVHVRIVEGSRERIQVFEGVVIKRRGGGISETFTVRKISSGVGVERTFPLHTPKIEKIEVKRRGKVRRAKLYYLRSLRGKAARIQEIR, encoded by the coding sequence ATGAGTAATCATAAGTTAATCGAAGCAGTAACTAAATCACAATTACGTACTGATTTATCTACTTTCCGTTCAGGAGACACTTTACGTGTACACGTAAGAATCGTTGAAGGTTCTCGCGAACGTATCCAAGTTTTCGAAGGTGTTGTAATTAAACGCCGTGGTGGAGGAATTTCAGAAACTTTCACAGTTCGTAAAATTTCTTCTGGTGTAGGTGTGGAAAGAACTTTCCCATTACACACGCCTAAAATCGAAAAAATTGAAGTTAAACGTCGTGGTAAAGTACGTCGTGCTAAATTATATTACTTACGTAGTTTACGTGGTAAAGCTGCTAGAATTCAAGAAATTCGCTAA